One stretch of Fusobacterium simiae DNA includes these proteins:
- a CDS encoding TRAP transporter small permease — MLKVLDDYLEETILLILLVLMTSIMGIQIVSRYVFQNSLSWSEELVRYMFVWSAFLGVPFCIKHGLSIKVDQFRNLFPIPLQKILMYIDKIIIFLLFLVLFIYSFKVVRATYLSGQTSPAMQLPMWTVQISVTVSSLLSMIRSIQNLLNLVRGKTKLEQKDGVLYQK, encoded by the coding sequence ATGTTAAAAGTATTAGATGATTATTTAGAAGAAACAATATTACTGATTCTTTTAGTGCTGATGACTTCTATTATGGGGATACAAATAGTATCTCGTTATGTTTTTCAAAACTCATTAAGTTGGTCAGAAGAATTAGTTCGTTATATGTTTGTATGGTCTGCTTTTTTAGGAGTACCTTTTTGTATAAAACATGGGCTTTCAATAAAAGTTGATCAATTTAGAAATCTTTTTCCTATTCCTTTGCAAAAAATATTGATGTACATAGATAAAATAATAATTTTTCTTTTATTTTTAGTTTTATTTATTTACTCTTTTAAAGTGGTAAGAGCAACTTATTTAAGTGGACAAACAAGTCCAGCAATGCAGTTACCAATGTGGACAGTTCAAATTTCAGTTACAGTATCCTCTTTACTATCAATGATTCGTTCTATTCAAAATCTTTTAAATTTAGTTAGAGGAAAAACAAAATTGGAGCAAAAAGATGGAGTTTTATACCAAAAGTAG
- a CDS encoding TRAP transporter large permease, with translation MTIGVLFLIFIVLIVVGIPIGMVLAISGILPSMVDSMFPANVPYVIRSMINGVDSFPILAVPMFILSGNIMAKGKISEKLFNFFAYFIGNLTAGLPIATIVTCLFYGAISGSGPATTAAVGAMTIPILVGRGYDKTFCTSLVAVAGGLGVIIPPSIPFIFYGQSSGASVGNLFIAGVFPGLLIGACLMVYSWYYCKKNGEDKEKLSNYTKEMRKNGFFKLFLDSFWALLSPVIILGSIYSGIASPTEAAVISVFYSLFVAGFIYKTITFKDIKETLVESVKTYSSILFIIAAAIGFARVLTYYDAPDIIAKAVSSTVSSKIGFLIIVNIILLFVGMIMDTTPAILILTSIFLPTAEVYGIDPIHFGVIMVVNLAIGFVTPPLGVNLFVASSISGVPIEKIVNKAVPFIISFIIALVIITFVPSVSLALIK, from the coding sequence ATGACGATAGGAGTGTTATTTTTAATATTTATTGTTTTGATAGTAGTGGGAATTCCTATTGGAATGGTATTAGCTATTTCAGGAATTTTACCAAGTATGGTTGACTCAATGTTTCCAGCAAATGTGCCTTATGTAATTCGTTCAATGATAAATGGAGTGGATAGTTTTCCAATTTTAGCAGTACCTATGTTCATTTTATCAGGAAATATTATGGCAAAAGGAAAGATTAGTGAAAAATTATTTAACTTCTTTGCATATTTTATAGGAAACTTAACAGCAGGATTACCTATTGCAACTATTGTAACTTGTCTATTCTATGGAGCAATATCAGGTTCTGGACCTGCAACAACAGCAGCAGTTGGAGCAATGACTATTCCAATTTTAGTTGGAAGAGGATATGATAAAACTTTCTGTACTTCATTAGTTGCAGTTGCAGGAGGATTAGGAGTAATAATTCCACCTAGCATACCATTTATATTTTATGGACAAAGTTCAGGAGCATCAGTTGGAAATTTATTTATAGCAGGAGTTTTTCCAGGACTATTAATAGGTGCTTGTTTAATGGTTTATTCTTGGTACTATTGTAAAAAGAATGGTGAAGATAAAGAAAAATTATCAAACTATACAAAAGAAATGAGAAAGAATGGTTTTTTTAAATTATTTTTAGACAGTTTTTGGGCTTTATTATCACCAGTTATCATCTTAGGAAGTATTTATAGTGGAATTGCTTCTCCAACAGAAGCAGCAGTTATATCAGTTTTTTATTCTCTATTTGTTGCTGGTTTTATTTATAAGACAATAACATTTAAAGATATAAAAGAAACTTTGGTAGAAAGTGTAAAAACATATAGCTCAATACTATTTATTATTGCAGCAGCAATAGGATTTGCAAGAGTATTAACATACTACGATGCACCAGATATTATTGCAAAAGCAGTTTCTAGTACAGTAAGTAGTAAAATTGGTTTCTTAATTATAGTAAATATAATACTTCTATTTGTTGGAATGATTATGGATACAACACCAGCAATATTGATTTTAACTTCTATATTTTTACCAACAGCAGAAGTTTATGGAATAGATCCAATTCATTTTGGGGTTATTATGGTTGTAAACTTAGCAATAGGATTTGTAACACCTCCATTAGGAGTAAATCTATTTGTTGCTAGCTCAATAAGTGGAGTTCCAATAGAGAAGATTGTTAATAAGGCAGTGCCATTTATTATTTCATTTATTATTGCTTTGGTAATTATAACATTTGTGCCTTCAGTTAGTTTAGCACTTATAAAATAG
- a CDS encoding TRAP transporter substrate-binding protein, with protein sequence MKKNIKVLLIGMMAILMLFVSCSKDRETESGGKIYTVYLACDSPEDTVTYILLDKFASLMEEKSNGRIVARRYSNAKLGGDVEITEALQHGNITFVVQNTAPQVNFVPELGVFDLPMAFPNIEVARKVLDGPLLDKLKEYHAKQNIRLYGYADQGFREMTSNKKIEKMSDLKGVKIRTMSNPNHIEFWKAVGANPTPMNFGELYIGLQQGVVVAQENPIEATVAAKLYEQQDYVITTNHIIHALSLIGSPAILDKFPEDLQQIIDESAKEAIEYARKVADERVEGRLKIVRDSGTEIIEFNQQLYDDMKAAGQPLYDSISKKIGKDLVDLLTEEVKKASN encoded by the coding sequence ATGAAAAAAAATATAAAAGTTTTATTAATAGGAATGATGGCAATATTAATGTTGTTTGTATCTTGCTCCAAAGATCGAGAAACTGAATCTGGTGGAAAAATATATACTGTTTACTTAGCTTGTGATTCGCCAGAAGATACAGTTACATATATTTTACTTGATAAATTTGCAAGTTTAATGGAAGAAAAATCAAATGGAAGAATTGTAGCTAGAAGATATTCAAATGCAAAATTAGGTGGAGATGTTGAGATTACAGAAGCATTACAACATGGTAATATAACATTTGTTGTTCAAAATACTGCTCCACAAGTGAATTTTGTTCCTGAATTAGGAGTATTCGATTTGCCAATGGCATTTCCTAATATAGAAGTTGCAAGAAAAGTTTTAGATGGTCCTTTACTAGATAAATTAAAAGAATACCATGCTAAGCAAAATATTAGATTATATGGTTATGCTGATCAAGGTTTCAGAGAAATGACTTCTAATAAAAAAATAGAAAAAATGAGTGATTTAAAAGGTGTTAAAATCAGAACAATGTCTAATCCAAACCATATAGAATTTTGGAAGGCTGTTGGAGCAAACCCTACACCTATGAACTTTGGTGAGTTATATATAGGTTTACAACAAGGAGTGGTAGTAGCACAAGAAAATCCAATTGAAGCAACTGTTGCAGCAAAATTGTATGAACAACAAGATTATGTTATTACAACTAATCATATCATACATGCTTTATCTTTAATTGGAAGTCCAGCAATACTTGATAAATTTCCAGAAGACTTACAACAAATTATAGATGAATCTGCAAAAGAAGCAATAGAATATGCAAGAAAAGTTGCAGATGAAAGAGTTGAAGGAAGATTAAAAATAGTTAGAGACAGTGGTACTGAAATAATAGAATTTAATCAACAATTATATGATGATATGAAAGCTGCTGGGCAACCTCTTTATGATAGTATTTCAAAAAAAATTGGAAAAGATTTAGTTGATTTATTAACAGAAGAAGTAAAAAAAGCTTCAAATTAA